From a single Callithrix jacchus isolate 240 chromosome 5, calJac240_pri, whole genome shotgun sequence genomic region:
- the ISM1 gene encoding isthmin-1: MVRLAAELLLLLGLLLLTLHITVLRGSGAADAAAGNASGAQLQNNLNVGSDATSETSFSLSKEAPGEHLDRQAAHQPFPRPRFGQETGHPSLQRDGPRSFLLDLPNFPDLSKADINGQNPNIQVTIEVVDGPDSEADKDQHPENKPSWSVPSPDWQAWWQRSLSLARADSGDQDYKYDSTSDDSNFLNTPRGWDHTAPGHRTFETKEPPEYDSTDGEGDWSLWSVCSVTCGNGNQKRTRSCGYACTATESRTCDRPNCPGIEDTFRTAATEVSLLAGSEEFNATRLFEVDMDSCERWMSCKSEFLKKYMHKVMNDLPSCPCFYPTEVAYSPANVFDHIKRKDFRWKDASGPKEKLEIYKPTARYCIRSMLSLESTTLAAQHCCYGDNMQLITRGKGAGTPNLISTEFSAELHYKVDVLPWIICKGDWSRYNEARPPNNGHKCTESPSDEDYIRQFQEAREY, translated from the exons aatAACCTCAACGTGGGAAGTGACGCCACATCAGAAACCAGCTTTTCTCTCTCCAAAGAAGCACCAGGGGAGCATTTGGACCGCCAGGCTGCACATCAGCCCTTCCCCAGACCGCGATTCGGACAAGAGACTGGGCACCCTTCATTGCAAAGAGATGGCCCCAGGTCCTTTCTCCTCGATCTACCAAACTTTCCGGATCTTTCCAAAGCTGATATTAATGGGCAGAATCCAAATATCCAG GTCACCATAGAGGTGGTCGACGGTCCTGACTCCGAAGCAGATAAAGATCAGCATCCGGAGAATAAGCCCAGCTGGTCAGTCCCATCCCCTGACTGGCAAGCCTGGTGGCAGAGGTCCCTGTCATTGGCCAGGGCAGACAGCGGGGACCAGGACTACAAGTATGACAGTACCTCAGACGACAGCAACTTCCTCAACACCCCCAGGGGATGGGACCATACGGCCCCAGGCCACCGGACTTTTGAAACCAAAGAGCCACCAGAATATG ATTCCACAGATGGTGAGGGTGACTGGAGTCTCTGGTCTGTCTGCAGCGTCACCTGTGGGAATGGCAACCAGAAACGGACCCGGTCTTGTGGCTATGCATGCACTGCGACAGAATCGAGAACCTGTGACCGTCCAAACTGCCCAG GAATTGAAGACACTTTTAGGACAGCTGCCACTGAAGTGAGTCTGCTTGCGGGAAGCGAGGAGTTTAATGCCACCAGACTGTTTGAAGTTG ACATGGACAGCTGTGAGCGCTGGATGAGCTGCAAAAGCGAGTTCTTAAAGAAGTACATGCACAAGGTGATGAATGACCTGCCCAGCTGCCCCTGCTTCTACCCTACTGAGGTAGCCTACAGCCCAGCCAACGTCTTCGACCACATCAAGCGCAAGGACTTCCGCTGGAAGGATGCCAGCGGGCCCAAGGAGAAGCTGGAGATCTACAAGCCCACAGCCCGGTACTGCATCCGCTCTATGCTGTCCCTGGAGAGCACCACGCTGGCAGCACAGCACTGCTGCTACGGTGACAACATGCAGCTCATCACCAGGGGCAAGGGGGCAGGCACGCCCAACCTCATCAGCACCGAGTTCTCCGCGGAGCTCCACTATAAGGTGGACGTCCTGCCCTGGATTATCTGCAAGGGCGACTGGAGTAGGTATAACGAGGCCAGGCCTCCCAACAACGGACACAAGTGCACAGAGAGCCCTTCGGATGAGGACTACATCAGGCAGTTCCAAGAGGCCAGGGAGTATTAA